Proteins encoded within one genomic window of Sphingosinicella ginsenosidimutans:
- a CDS encoding FecR family protein produces MGPGAPEAVREEAIAWLARLRAGPADRDIADFETWYAADPQHADTYDALLDSWDDTALVSRTPFARQPRLAAGPSWWKAAAAVAAVLLLFVAGGLVLTGTGRHNVASQTMLASRVGEIRTFTLEDGSRVTLDTNSVVQVRFDGEQRRLQLERGRARFEVAHDTRRPFVVAAGSGEVVAHGTVFDVDLRESRTLVVLLQGSVEVRRPAAVGMPATSTMLRPGQQLALIGSQAPAAPVAIKVPETRWPSGMLSFEDAPLADVVASANRYSQTQIVLRDPMGGERRFTGTFKAGEPAQLAEMIGSMFDLSIERDEADNLVLEPGK; encoded by the coding sequence ATGGGCCCCGGCGCGCCCGAGGCGGTGCGCGAGGAGGCGATTGCCTGGCTCGCCCGCCTGCGAGCAGGGCCGGCCGACCGGGACATCGCGGACTTCGAGACCTGGTACGCCGCCGATCCGCAGCACGCCGATACCTATGACGCGTTGCTCGACAGCTGGGACGACACCGCGCTCGTATCGCGAACGCCCTTCGCACGGCAGCCGCGACTCGCCGCCGGCCCGTCATGGTGGAAGGCCGCCGCCGCTGTGGCCGCGGTATTGCTACTGTTCGTTGCCGGTGGCCTCGTTCTCACCGGCACCGGCCGGCACAACGTGGCATCCCAAACCATGCTGGCGAGCAGGGTCGGCGAGATCCGCACCTTCACCCTCGAGGACGGTTCGCGCGTCACGCTCGATACGAACAGCGTGGTGCAGGTGCGCTTCGACGGCGAGCAGCGTCGCCTTCAGCTCGAGCGGGGTCGTGCGCGTTTCGAGGTCGCGCATGATACGCGGCGGCCTTTCGTCGTCGCTGCCGGATCGGGCGAAGTGGTGGCCCACGGAACCGTTTTCGATGTCGACCTGCGGGAATCGAGGACCCTGGTGGTGTTGCTGCAGGGCTCGGTCGAGGTTCGCCGGCCCGCCGCCGTCGGCATGCCCGCAACTTCGACAATGCTGAGACCGGGCCAGCAACTCGCTCTGATCGGAAGCCAGGCCCCGGCCGCGCCGGTCGCGATCAAGGTCCCGGAAACGCGCTGGCCCTCAGGCATGCTGTCCTTCGAGGACGCGCCGCTCGCCGATGTGGTGGCCTCGGCGAACCGCTACAGCCAAACCCAGATCGTCCTTCGCGATCCTATGGGCGGTGAGCGTCGCTTCACCGGCACGTTCAAGGCAGGCGAACCGGCGCAGCTCGCCGAAATGATCGGGTCGATGTTCGATCTGAGCATCGAGCGCGACGAAGCCGACAACCTGGTTCTCGAGCCCGGCAAATAA
- a CDS encoding RNA polymerase sigma factor, translated as MQPAAQVLAADGMLRAAALPRLGEDDPLPPEDRVPRPAFALDDLYRIHGPRLLRFFSRRTDRQDADDLLHESFVRFANSPACRDRAIECPEAYLNQIATNLLRDRAKSALQRSLASHVPADEVPLAGTDLVAALEARDKLNRLQNALMRLKPKTREIFLAHRLDGLSYKQIAERSGLSVKGVEWHMTKAIDHLDRVLRR; from the coding sequence GTGCAGCCGGCGGCCCAAGTGCTTGCGGCCGATGGCATGTTGAGGGCAGCCGCACTCCCGCGCCTTGGCGAGGACGATCCGCTCCCGCCAGAGGACCGCGTCCCACGACCGGCGTTCGCGCTTGACGACCTCTATCGCATCCATGGCCCACGGCTGCTCCGCTTCTTCTCGCGGCGCACGGACCGGCAGGACGCCGACGACCTCCTGCACGAGAGCTTCGTCCGGTTTGCCAATTCGCCAGCCTGTCGAGACCGCGCAATCGAATGCCCGGAGGCCTACCTCAACCAGATTGCGACAAACCTCCTGCGGGATCGCGCGAAGTCTGCCCTGCAAAGGTCGCTTGCCAGCCACGTTCCCGCCGACGAGGTTCCGCTGGCGGGCACGGACCTGGTCGCCGCGCTGGAGGCACGCGACAAGCTCAACCGGCTCCAGAACGCGCTGATGCGGCTGAAGCCGAAGACCCGCGAGATATTCCTCGCCCACCGCCTAGACGGATTGAGCTACAAGCAGATCGCGGAGCGATCCGGCTTGAGCGTAAAAGGCGTCGAGTGGCACATGACGAAGGCAATTGATCATCTCGATCGAGTCCTGAGACGCTGA
- a CDS encoding tyrosine-type recombinase/integrase, whose translation MLTDTKVRTAKPRPKSYKLADSNRLYLLVTPSGGKLWRWNYTYDGKQKSMAFGAYPVVLLADARGKRDEAVAILSEGRDPAIARKLQIEANIEAGRMTFERVAREWYENSKAQWAKIHASDVIRSLERDVFPTIGALPIAQLTPPLVLGVLREIEARGAIETAKRVRQRISAVFVYGIAQGIVENDPAEKLGKVLKPLRKGRQPAITDIERLRQMIKDAEEDNARPITRLALRFLALTAVRPSELRGARWAEFEDLDGRKPLWRIPAARMKGDLDRKEEPDGDHLVPLARQSIAVLRALWPLTGSCDLLFPSNRHTHRPMSENAIGYLLNRAGYHGHHVPHGFRAAFSTIMNEWAERQGKEHDRQVIDLMLAHVPKEKVEGAYNRAAYMPRRRELAQAWADMLLKGMPAPAVLVERPAKTTSEWSRRIVPKPVPRDFRFRRRSEAA comes from the coding sequence ATGCTCACCGATACCAAGGTCCGCACGGCCAAGCCGCGCCCCAAATCCTACAAGCTCGCCGATTCCAACCGACTCTACCTTCTGGTGACCCCCAGCGGTGGCAAGCTCTGGCGCTGGAACTATACTTACGACGGCAAGCAGAAGAGCATGGCCTTCGGCGCCTATCCCGTCGTCTTACTCGCCGATGCGCGCGGGAAGCGCGACGAGGCCGTAGCCATCCTCAGCGAGGGGCGCGACCCCGCCATCGCCAGGAAGCTCCAGATCGAGGCGAATATCGAGGCTGGACGGATGACGTTCGAGCGCGTTGCGCGCGAGTGGTACGAGAATTCCAAGGCGCAATGGGCCAAGATCCACGCGTCTGACGTCATCCGCAGCCTCGAGCGCGACGTCTTCCCGACCATCGGCGCTCTGCCGATTGCGCAGTTGACGCCGCCGCTCGTGCTGGGCGTGCTGCGCGAGATCGAGGCCCGCGGGGCGATCGAAACCGCCAAGCGGGTCAGGCAGCGAATCTCCGCGGTGTTCGTCTACGGCATTGCCCAAGGCATCGTGGAGAATGACCCGGCCGAGAAGCTCGGCAAGGTCCTCAAGCCCCTGCGCAAGGGACGCCAACCGGCGATCACCGACATCGAGCGGCTACGCCAGATGATCAAGGATGCCGAAGAGGACAACGCTCGGCCGATAACCCGCTTGGCCCTGCGCTTCCTTGCCCTCACCGCGGTCAGGCCAAGCGAGCTGCGCGGCGCCCGATGGGCCGAATTCGAGGATCTCGATGGCCGCAAGCCCCTGTGGCGCATCCCTGCTGCCCGGATGAAGGGCGATCTCGACCGCAAGGAGGAGCCCGACGGCGATCATCTGGTGCCGCTGGCTCGCCAGAGCATCGCGGTGCTGCGGGCGCTCTGGCCGCTCACCGGAAGCTGCGACCTGCTCTTCCCCAGCAATCGGCACACCCATCGCCCGATGAGCGAGAACGCGATCGGCTACCTGCTCAACCGCGCCGGCTACCACGGGCACCATGTGCCGCACGGCTTCCGGGCGGCGTTCTCGACCATCATGAACGAATGGGCGGAGCGGCAGGGCAAAGAGCATGACCGTCAGGTGATCGACCTGATGCTCGCGCATGTCCCGAAGGAGAAGGTCGAGGGCGCCTACAACCGCGCCGCCTATATGCCGCGTCGGCGCGAACTGGCGCAGGCTTGGGCCGACATGCTCCTGAAGGGAATGCCGGCACCGGCTGTCCTCGTCGAGCGGCCGGCGAAGACGACCAGCGAGTGGTCGCGCCGAATCGTGCCCAAGCCGGTCCCGAGGGACTTCCGGTTCCGTCGACGCTCGGAGGCGGCCTAG
- a CDS encoding 4a-hydroxytetrahydrobiopterin dehydratase yields the protein MSVLTESERAAALEGLDGWTFDAARNGLARRLTFGDFGEAFAFMTRVALAAEKADHHPDWSNVWNRVDILLTTHDAGGVTARDVALARAIDAIAPSLP from the coding sequence GTGAGCGTGTTGACCGAATCCGAGCGGGCGGCGGCGCTGGAGGGACTGGACGGCTGGACGTTCGATGCAGCGCGCAACGGCCTCGCGAGACGCCTCACCTTCGGCGATTTCGGCGAGGCCTTCGCCTTCATGACCCGCGTCGCGCTGGCGGCCGAGAAGGCCGATCACCATCCCGACTGGTCAAACGTGTGGAACCGGGTCGACATCCTGCTCACCACCCACGATGCCGGCGGCGTCACCGCCAGGGACGTCGCGCTCGCCCGCGCGATCGACGCCATCGCCCCCAGCTTGCCCTAG
- a CDS encoding metallopeptidase family protein has product MAGGQTFAPDAAAIERLAEAAIAALPARFRAMIGDVVLRIEEFADEEVLESLGIEDPFELSGLYSGRSLDKADNWASGELPPMIHLYRRALLDEWVETGVSLENLVTHVIVHEVGHHFGLSDADMHALEEEA; this is encoded by the coding sequence ATGGCCGGGGGTCAAACCTTTGCGCCCGACGCTGCGGCGATCGAGCGATTGGCGGAGGCGGCGATCGCCGCGCTCCCCGCGCGCTTCCGCGCGATGATCGGCGATGTCGTGCTGCGGATCGAGGAATTCGCCGACGAGGAGGTGCTCGAAAGCCTCGGCATCGAGGATCCGTTCGAGCTTTCGGGGCTCTATTCCGGCCGCTCGCTCGACAAGGCCGACAATTGGGCCTCGGGCGAGTTGCCGCCGATGATCCACCTCTATCGCCGCGCGCTGCTCGACGAATGGGTCGAGACCGGCGTGTCGCTCGAGAATCTCGTCACCCACGTCATCGTCCACGAGGTCGGCCATCATTTCGGGCTGTCCGATGCCGATATGCACGCGCTCGAGGAGGAGGCGTGA
- the ccmA gene encoding heme ABC exporter ATP-binding protein CcmA yields the protein MSALLRLAGVTARRGGRTLFEGLDLVLQAGEAAVLTGPNGIGKSSLIRLAAGLLRADAGQVARAEAALADEHLALDERRRLGDALAFWVRRGGREQVAAGMAAMGLDHLAEVPVRMLSTGQRKRAALARVIASGAPLWLLDEPANGLDGEGQERLAAAMAAHRAAGGAVLAATHQPLGLDDARQVALG from the coding sequence GTGAGCGCGCTGCTGCGCTTGGCGGGGGTGACGGCGCGGCGCGGCGGACGGACGCTGTTCGAAGGGCTGGACCTGGTGCTTCAGGCGGGCGAGGCGGCGGTGCTGACCGGCCCGAACGGCATCGGCAAATCGAGCCTGATCCGCCTTGCCGCCGGGCTGCTGCGCGCCGACGCGGGGCAGGTCGCGCGGGCCGAGGCGGCACTGGCCGATGAACATCTCGCGCTCGACGAGCGCCGGCGGCTCGGTGATGCGCTCGCCTTCTGGGTGCGACGCGGCGGGCGCGAACAGGTCGCTGCGGGAATGGCGGCGATGGGGCTCGATCATCTGGCCGAGGTGCCGGTGCGGATGCTCTCGACCGGCCAGCGCAAGCGCGCCGCGCTCGCCCGGGTGATCGCCAGCGGCGCGCCGCTCTGGCTGCTCGACGAGCCGGCGAACGGGCTCGATGGAGAGGGGCAGGAGCGGCTCGCCGCGGCGATGGCCGCGCACCGGGCGGCGGGCGGCGCGGTCCTCGCCGCCACCCACCAGCCGCTCGGGCTCGACGATGCGCGCCAGGTGGCGCTCGGATGA
- a CDS encoding heme exporter protein CcmB codes for MIALILRELRLAATGGAAVLPLVFFLLVATLFPFAVGPDGPLLARTGGGALWMAALLAALLPVDRLVAPDRDAGVLDQLALRGIGEETIAVAKLAGHWLSFGPPLMLAALPASALLKLPADVLARLELGLLIGTPGLAALSLGVAALTASLRRSGALAGLLMLPLAVPLLIFGAGLVERGNEDGALRFLAAVSLLLVAGAPFVAGAAIRAGRD; via the coding sequence ATGATCGCGCTGATCCTTCGCGAGCTTCGCCTTGCCGCGACCGGCGGCGCGGCCGTGCTCCCGCTCGTTTTCTTCCTTCTGGTGGCGACGCTCTTTCCCTTCGCGGTCGGACCGGACGGGCCGCTCCTCGCGCGAACAGGCGGCGGCGCGCTCTGGATGGCCGCCCTGCTCGCCGCCCTGCTCCCGGTCGACCGACTCGTCGCGCCGGACCGCGACGCTGGCGTGCTCGATCAGCTCGCCTTGCGCGGGATCGGCGAGGAGACGATCGCGGTGGCCAAGCTCGCCGGCCACTGGCTGAGCTTCGGCCCCCCGCTCATGCTCGCCGCGCTCCCGGCCTCGGCTTTGCTCAAGCTCCCCGCCGACGTGCTCGCCCGGCTCGAACTCGGGCTCCTGATCGGGACGCCCGGCCTTGCCGCCCTCAGCCTCGGCGTGGCCGCGCTGACCGCGAGCCTGCGCCGATCCGGCGCGCTTGCCGGTCTGCTCATGCTCCCGCTCGCCGTTCCTCTGCTGATCTTCGGCGCGGGCCTGGTGGAGCGTGGCAATGAGGACGGCGCGCTTCGATTCCTCGCTGCCGTCTCGCTGCTGCTGGTCGCCGGCGCGCCGTTCGTCGCCGGCGCGGCCATCCGCGCCGGACGGGATTAA
- a CDS encoding class I SAM-dependent methyltransferase, whose product MTLDTLIAEPWADYGLVDSGHGRKLERYGPCRFIRPEPQALWAPASADWDANGEFVPGSDEEGGGRWHFTRPPPREGWPLGWEEVRFQAQATPFRHLAFFPDMAPQWAWMRARLAEGAEALNLFGYTGVGTLAMAAKGARLTHVDASKKSVEAAKANAALSGMRERPIRWLVDDAAKFTAREVRRGRRYDGIILDPPKFGRGPEGEVWRLEEGLPGLIADCRKLLDADSRFLVLTVYAVRMSALAIGELLRQALGDLGGTVECGDMAVREEARGLLLPTAIFARWSND is encoded by the coding sequence GTGACGCTGGATACGCTGATCGCGGAGCCGTGGGCGGATTACGGGCTCGTCGATTCGGGCCACGGCCGCAAGCTGGAGCGCTACGGCCCCTGCCGCTTCATCCGGCCCGAGCCGCAGGCACTGTGGGCGCCCGCATCGGCCGATTGGGACGCCAATGGCGAGTTCGTCCCCGGCTCCGACGAGGAGGGCGGCGGGCGCTGGCATTTCACCCGGCCGCCACCGCGCGAGGGCTGGCCGCTCGGCTGGGAGGAGGTGCGCTTCCAGGCGCAGGCGACGCCCTTCCGCCATCTCGCCTTCTTCCCGGACATGGCGCCGCAATGGGCGTGGATGCGCGCGCGATTGGCGGAGGGGGCGGAGGCGCTCAACCTGTTCGGCTATACCGGCGTCGGCACGCTGGCGATGGCGGCGAAGGGGGCCAGGCTCACCCATGTCGATGCCTCGAAGAAATCGGTCGAGGCCGCCAAGGCCAATGCCGCCCTGTCCGGCATGCGCGAGCGGCCGATCCGCTGGCTGGTCGACGATGCCGCCAAGTTCACCGCGCGCGAGGTGCGGCGCGGCCGGCGCTATGACGGCATCATCCTCGATCCACCCAAATTCGGCCGGGGACCGGAGGGTGAGGTCTGGCGGCTTGAGGAAGGCCTGCCCGGGCTGATCGCCGATTGCCGCAAGCTGCTCGACGCCGACAGCCGCTTCCTCGTGCTCACCGTCTATGCCGTCCGCATGTCGGCGCTCGCGATCGGCGAGCTGCTGCGCCAGGCGCTCGGCGACCTCGGCGGCACCGTCGAATGCGGCGACATGGCGGTGCGGGAGGAAGCGCGCGGCCTGCTCCTCCCGACCGCGATCTTCGCGCGCTGGTCGAACGATTAA
- a CDS encoding M16 family metallopeptidase, producing MPMQLTTLPNGLRVASRTMPGIETVAVGLYAEAGARHEPARLNGIAHLYEHMVFKGAGPRSAREISEAIEDVGGDLNAATDREGTSFSATLLAEHLPLGIEVIADMILAPHFKADDLAREKEVVLQELGEARDTPSDIIFDDLWMAAFPDQPIGRSVLGDEASIAAIGVDDLHAWRKERYRAGSLTLVAAGKVDHGALVAVAEERFASLPEGRIAAADTARFAGTSRASRPRADQAHLAVAWPAPAAGEADAHGARLFSDIVGAGASSRLFQAVREDRGLAYSVWSSVQTYRDAGLLYLYAATARREATAASALIEDVVRDAARTATPRELERAKAQAKAGLLMSLETSWGQANYVARVLAIHGRLVPPAELVAQIDAVTLDEVRAAGAAMLAGTQARATIGVPAVRAA from the coding sequence ATGCCCATGCAACTCACCACCCTTCCCAACGGCCTTCGTGTCGCCAGCCGCACGATGCCGGGGATCGAGACGGTCGCGGTCGGCCTGTATGCCGAGGCCGGCGCGCGGCACGAGCCGGCGCGGCTGAACGGCATCGCCCACCTCTACGAACATATGGTGTTCAAGGGCGCCGGCCCGCGATCCGCGCGCGAGATCAGCGAGGCGATCGAGGATGTCGGCGGCGATCTCAACGCCGCCACCGATCGCGAGGGCACGAGCTTTTCCGCGACCCTGCTCGCCGAACATCTGCCGCTCGGGATCGAGGTCATCGCCGACATGATCCTCGCGCCGCATTTCAAGGCCGACGATCTCGCCCGCGAAAAGGAGGTCGTCCTCCAGGAACTTGGCGAGGCGCGCGACACGCCATCCGACATCATCTTCGACGATCTGTGGATGGCTGCCTTTCCGGACCAGCCCATCGGCCGCTCGGTGCTCGGCGACGAGGCCAGCATCGCCGCGATCGGCGTCGATGATCTCCATGCCTGGCGAAAGGAACGCTATCGTGCCGGCAGCCTCACCCTCGTCGCCGCCGGCAAGGTCGATCATGGCGCGCTGGTCGCGGTCGCGGAGGAGCGGTTCGCCAGCCTTCCGGAAGGCCGGATCGCGGCGGCAGACACGGCGCGCTTTGCCGGAACCAGCCGCGCAAGCAGGCCCCGCGCCGATCAGGCTCATCTCGCCGTCGCCTGGCCGGCACCCGCCGCGGGGGAAGCGGACGCACACGGCGCGCGACTCTTCTCCGACATCGTCGGCGCCGGCGCCTCCTCGCGACTGTTCCAGGCGGTGCGCGAGGATCGGGGCCTTGCTTATTCGGTCTGGTCCTCGGTCCAGACCTATCGCGACGCCGGCCTTCTCTATCTCTACGCCGCGACCGCCCGGCGCGAGGCCACCGCCGCCTCCGCGCTGATCGAAGACGTGGTTCGCGACGCCGCCCGCACGGCGACCCCGCGCGAGCTCGAGCGCGCCAAGGCCCAGGCCAAGGCGGGGCTGCTGATGAGCCTCGAAACCAGCTGGGGCCAGGCGAATTACGTCGCCCGCGTGCTCGCCATCCATGGCCGGCTCGTCCCGCCGGCCGAGCTCGTGGCGCAGATCGACGCAGTGACGCTGGACGAGGTCCGCGCAGCCGGGGCGGCGATGCTTGCCGGCACCCAGGCGCGCGCGACGATCGGCGTGCCGGCGGTCAGGGCGGCGTGA
- a CDS encoding SURF1 family protein has translation MRRLPLVPTLIVAGAAAIMTWLGIWQLHRAAWKERLLAEYAANAALPALDLDPVIARGADVPLAFRRVLITCHARDLAPQARGARSLHGEGGYAYLVPCRPGAGGLAGRIMVNVGWTALPLHDRRFTVDGLVAGRLGAEQAGKPIMLTSATALAPLQPAAPPSIDEVPNNHMSYAMQWFIFAGLAVGIYLIALARRGRRLPPEP, from the coding sequence GTGAGGCGCCTCCCCCTCGTCCCGACCCTGATCGTCGCCGGCGCCGCCGCGATCATGACCTGGCTCGGCATCTGGCAGCTCCACCGGGCGGCGTGGAAGGAACGGCTGCTCGCCGAATATGCGGCCAATGCGGCGCTCCCGGCGCTCGATCTCGATCCGGTAATCGCCCGCGGCGCCGATGTGCCGCTCGCCTTCCGCCGTGTTCTGATCACCTGCCACGCACGCGATCTCGCGCCGCAGGCCCGCGGGGCCCGCAGCCTGCACGGCGAGGGCGGCTATGCCTATCTCGTCCCCTGCCGCCCGGGCGCCGGGGGCCTGGCCGGGCGGATCATGGTCAATGTCGGCTGGACGGCACTCCCGCTCCACGACCGGCGCTTCACCGTCGACGGACTGGTCGCCGGGCGCCTCGGAGCCGAGCAGGCGGGCAAGCCGATCATGCTCACCAGCGCGACCGCGCTCGCCCCGCTCCAGCCGGCCGCGCCGCCCTCGATCGACGAGGTTCCGAACAACCACATGTCCTACGCGATGCAGTGGTTCATCTTCGCGGGCCTCGCCGTCGGCATCTACCTCATCGCGCTGGCCCGGCGGGGGCGCAGGTTGCCGCCGGAGCCCTGA
- a CDS encoding DUF983 domain-containing protein, with amino-acid sequence MKTDPPQAPSAGGRGDFIAALKGLCPRCGSRTLFAGLATFAPKCRACGLDFAGFNVGDGPAAFLIFIVGGLVVGLAIWVELAFSPPFWVHPLLWIPLAAVGTIGLLRIGKGLLLILEYRREAREGRLKDKP; translated from the coding sequence ATGAAGACAGACCCACCCCAAGCCCCTTCCGCCGGCGGGAGGGGAGACTTTATCGCCGCCCTCAAGGGCCTGTGCCCGCGCTGTGGCAGCCGGACGCTCTTCGCCGGCCTGGCGACCTTCGCCCCGAAATGCCGCGCATGCGGGCTCGATTTCGCCGGCTTCAACGTCGGCGACGGCCCCGCGGCCTTCCTCATCTTCATCGTCGGCGGGCTCGTCGTCGGCCTCGCCATCTGGGTCGAGCTCGCCTTCTCGCCGCCCTTCTGGGTCCATCCATTGCTGTGGATCCCGCTCGCCGCGGTCGGAACGATCGGCCTGCTGCGAATCGGCAAGGGGCTGCTTCTGATCCTCGAATATCGGCGCGAGGCGCGCGAGGGCCGGCTCAAGGACAAGCCGTGA
- a CDS encoding cytochrome c oxidase subunit 3, which translates to MAGAKNHQYHIVNPSVWPLVGSLSAMVMLGGVVMWMHEHQAGTYVGIAGLIGVLFTMFSWWVDVIKEAHAGDHTPIVQLHLRYGMILFIASEVMFFVAWFWAYFDAALFPSTAEAIGGTWPPHGMHVLNPFGWPLFNTMVLLCSGTTVTWAHHSLINGDRKGLINGLWCTILLGLLFTTVQAYEYTHAPFGFRENIYTSTFFMATGFHGFHVIVGTIFLIVCLIRSYKGDFTPRQHFGFEAAAWYWHFVDVVWLFLFLCIYVWGGWGAEYH; encoded by the coding sequence ATGGCCGGCGCAAAGAACCATCAATATCACATCGTCAATCCCAGCGTCTGGCCGCTGGTCGGATCGCTTTCGGCGATGGTCATGCTCGGCGGCGTCGTCATGTGGATGCACGAGCATCAGGCGGGCACCTATGTCGGCATCGCCGGGCTGATCGGCGTCCTGTTCACGATGTTCTCCTGGTGGGTCGACGTGATCAAGGAGGCGCATGCCGGCGATCACACCCCGATCGTGCAACTCCACCTGCGCTACGGCATGATCCTGTTCATCGCCTCCGAGGTGATGTTCTTCGTCGCCTGGTTCTGGGCCTATTTCGACGCCGCGCTCTTCCCCTCCACCGCGGAGGCGATCGGCGGCACCTGGCCGCCGCACGGCATGCACGTGCTCAACCCCTTCGGATGGCCGCTGTTCAACACGATGGTGCTGCTCTGCTCGGGCACCACCGTCACCTGGGCGCACCATTCGCTGATCAACGGCGATCGCAAGGGCCTCATCAACGGCCTGTGGTGCACGATCCTGCTCGGCCTGCTGTTCACCACCGTCCAGGCGTATGAATATACCCACGCCCCGTTCGGGTTCCGGGAAAATATCTACACCTCGACCTTCTTCATGGCGACCGGCTTCCACGGCTTCCACGTCATCGTCGGCACCATCTTCCTGATCGTCTGCCTGATCCGCTCCTACAAGGGCGACTTCACGCCGCGGCAGCATTTCGGTTTCGAGGCGGCGGCCTGGTACTGGCATTTCGTCGACGTGGTCTGGCTGTTCCTGTTCCTGTGCATCTATGTCTGGGGCGGCTGGGGCGCCGAATATCATTGA
- a CDS encoding cytochrome c oxidase assembly protein encodes MTARARSNGRVAGLAVLAVLVMAGLTAASVPLYRIFCQATGFNGTTQRATDGQSAPGATGHLISVRFDANTAPGMGWDFRPVDTTRRVAIGARNLANFYAHNRSDHEIVGRAVFNVTPAQAGAYFTKIQCFCFTEQHLSPGQEVTMPVVFFVDPKILDDPDTRDISEITLSYTFYPVDQPRTRG; translated from the coding sequence ATGACGGCTCGGGCACGCAGCAATGGACGCGTCGCCGGCCTTGCCGTGCTCGCGGTTCTGGTGATGGCCGGTCTGACGGCGGCGAGCGTGCCGCTCTACCGGATCTTCTGCCAGGCGACCGGCTTCAACGGGACGACCCAGCGCGCGACCGACGGACAGAGCGCGCCGGGCGCGACCGGGCACCTCATCTCGGTCCGCTTCGACGCCAACACCGCGCCGGGCATGGGCTGGGACTTCCGGCCGGTCGATACCACCCGCCGGGTCGCGATCGGCGCCCGCAACCTCGCCAATTTCTATGCCCACAACCGCTCCGATCACGAGATCGTCGGCCGCGCCGTGTTCAACGTGACGCCGGCCCAGGCGGGCGCCTATTTCACCAAGATTCAGTGCTTCTGCTTCACCGAGCAGCACCTGTCGCCGGGCCAGGAGGTGACCATGCCGGTCGTCTTCTTCGTCGATCCCAAGATCCTCGACGATCCCGACACGCGCGACATCAGCGAAATCACCCTTTCCTACACATTTTACCCGGTGGACCAGCCGCGGACCCGCGGTTAG
- a CDS encoding heme o synthase has protein sequence MTTTTAAAAALPADWRDFLALTKPRVMTLVVFTGLCGLLAAPVRLPPALGFTAILCVALGAGAAAALNQWYEADIDALMKRTAGRPLPAGRMERDSALHFGVGLGCFSVVLMGVATNWLAAAILAVSILFYVVVYTIWLKRRTPQNIVIGGAAGAFPPLIGWAAATGSIDLLPLLLFTLVFMWTPPHFWALSLFVRSDYARAGVPMLPVVAGATSTRWQILLYTLPMAAAAIAPWPLGLAGPIYGVIAVALNAVFLVLSIAVARSRTTEPKEMAAEKRLFGFSVLYLFIMFGALVVDRLLIG, from the coding sequence ATGACCACGACGACTGCCGCTGCTGCCGCACTGCCTGCCGACTGGCGCGATTTCCTCGCGCTGACCAAGCCCCGGGTGATGACGCTCGTCGTCTTCACCGGGCTGTGCGGCTTGCTGGCGGCGCCAGTGCGGCTGCCGCCGGCGCTGGGCTTCACCGCGATCCTGTGCGTCGCGCTCGGCGCCGGCGCGGCCGCCGCGCTCAACCAATGGTATGAAGCGGACATCGACGCGCTGATGAAGCGCACCGCCGGCCGCCCGCTGCCGGCGGGCCGGATGGAGCGCGACTCGGCGTTGCATTTCGGCGTCGGCCTCGGCTGCTTCTCGGTGGTCCTGATGGGCGTCGCGACCAACTGGCTGGCCGCCGCCATCCTTGCCGTCTCGATCCTCTTCTACGTCGTCGTCTACACGATCTGGCTGAAGCGCCGGACGCCGCAGAACATCGTCATCGGCGGCGCCGCGGGCGCCTTCCCGCCGCTGATCGGCTGGGCGGCGGCGACGGGGAGCATCGATCTCCTGCCGCTGCTCCTCTTCACGCTGGTCTTCATGTGGACGCCGCCGCATTTCTGGGCGCTCTCGCTGTTCGTCCGCTCCGATTATGCGCGCGCCGGCGTGCCGATGCTCCCGGTCGTGGCCGGCGCGACGTCCACGCGCTGGCAGATCCTGCTCTACACGCTGCCCATGGCAGCGGCGGCGATCGCGCCCTGGCCGCTCGGCCTTGCCGGGCCGATCTACGGCGTCATCGCCGTCGCGCTGAATGCGGTCTTCCTCGTCCTTTCCATCGCCGTCGCCCGCAGCCGGACAACCGAGCCCAAGGAGATGGCGGCGGAAAAGCGGCTGTTCGGCTTTTCCGTCCTCTACCTCTTCATCATGTTCGGCGCGCTCGTCGTCGACAGGCTCCTGATCGGATGA